The DNA region TTCTCTATGTACAGCCACCTCTTATTAATGGCTTGCTCAAATGTTACAGCTGTTATAATGTCATCAGCTGTAATCGGTTCACCATCGCTCCACTTAGCATCAGCTCTAAGTTTTACTATCATTGTACTCCCTTCGACATTCCAAGACTCTGCTAATCTTGGTATCCATTCTCCACTTGCTGGGACATAGTATGCAAATGGCTCAAATGAAAGCCAGAAGGCAACACCTACACTACCTGGCAAGAATGGATTGCCATGGTATGGGAAGGGCCAGCCTGCTGCTATTCTAAATTCCCCTACTTTGGGTTTTGCTGAGGTGGTGGGTGTAACCGTCTTTGTTACAACGGTTGTTGTAGTGGTTGGAGTTCCGGACACTGTTTTTGTTATGGTAGAGGTAGTTGTTGTTGCTGTGGGGGTTGTCTCCCCTCCTATACACCCAGCCCCCAAAACCAAAAGGGCAATAAAACCTATTGCCAACAAACTATAGCTTCTGTTTTTCATATCACACCACCAGATACATCTTCAAGAAATAATTAACCATTGTTAGGTAATATAAGTTTTTCTATAAACAACAACTTTTAGTTGTTTATTTTATAAATATGAATCTTTAAAACCTCAAGCATAGCGTTAAGATATTCAGAAAAGAAGATCGCAAATTTCGAAGGAACCTAAAGCTCAGAACTATGATTTAAACTTTGTGATTCAGCCGAGGATTTCATCTATTGAATTTATATTCCTAGCCCTTGGATGGTTAAGCTCACCAATTATGAAAGCAAAATCCACGACATCGAACATCGGAAAATCATTAAACCCATCGCCGACGGCGTAACTTTCCACCTTTTCGATTTTTGAGTATAAATCTATGAGCATTTTTACTGCTTTTCCCTTATCAGTGTTTCCGGTAACGTTGTAAAACCTGCTGCCTTTTGTAACTTTAAGCCCCCTCTGCTCTATAACTTCTTGAAACCCTTTTCTTTCCCATTTGAAGATTGTTTCCGAGTACTCCCTCTTCACAGCCAGTTCCGCTAGTTCTTTTGGTAAGCCAGTAAACTCGATAATCTCATTGATGGTTGAATTTCCGTAGTACTTCAACCTAAAATGCTCTTCTATCTCATCCAGCACCCTTTTTATGGTTTCATACCTTGTTCCAAGTTCGATGACATGATAATATTCGTCCTCTCGGGTAAAGGGGAAATCAAAGCTGAAATACCCCTTTGGGATATAGATCGCACTTCCATTCTCTACTATGAAGGGATCCCCCACATTTAAGGCACTTCTGTAGTATTCCTGCTCCTTCCGGGTCTTTGAAGAATTGAAGACTAACCTAAAGCCTCTCTTTTTGAGCTCTCGCACTACTCCTTTGGCAGGTTCAGGGGAATAATCATCCCCAAGGAGGGTTTTATCGAGATCTAGGAAAATAACTTTCATAAATCAAACCTCAGTAGAGTCTCTTGATGGGTCTCTAATGTTTTCATCCACTTTTTAATGTCTATGTCTTTTATGGGCCTCATGACTCGTGGTTTTGGAGGTTCTTCGGTTTCTCCTAATATCCCATGCATTCTGAGGTCCTCAAGAATACTCTTTCTCAACCTTTCTGAGGCAAGTTTTGAGTGATATATGGTGGTTAATGAAAGCAAGGCCATCTCTTTTACATGTTGCTGGCCCTTGTCTTCGTGGAAGTGAGGATTTAGAGTTTCTAGTTGGAAAATCTCTACTCCTTGATCAAAGATATCTTGGGCCTCCTCCACGTTTTCCCATGCACCAAAACGTTCTAGGAGATAAACTATTTCGTATGGTTCTATTGAATAGCCTGTGGAAAACGGTAAGATTTCTGCAAGCTTCATTGTCATGGCGTGTTCTCCCGCATTTCCAGTCACCATAATAGTGGTTTCAAACGTGGTTTTCTCACTTATGAGTTGATTTAGATAGCGATTTGTTATCTCACTTACCCGCCCCCACTTTTTGAAGTAGAGTGTCCCTTTACTTACCTTGGGTTTATGCCTCCAATGAAGTCTCACCATTGCATAGTCGCTTTCACTCATCAGGAAACCGGCAGCATAATCCTTAACATACTCGTTAACGGCTCCTGGAATATAATTATCAGCATCAACAAAGCCAACGTATTTGGCACCTACAGCTTTTGCGAGTAATATTCCCAAAAGCATCCCTTCGCCCTTTCCATTTCTTACAAGTCCTTTTTCATCAAGAATGTCCTCATACCCAACCTCTTTAAACGCCTCTCCTAATCCAGGATCTTTTTGATGAATCATCAAAACCTTTGAGTGAGTTAGATTACAAAAGTGTTTTACCAGGTCTACTTCTTGTTTAAATCGGTTAGGTCCCTTTCTCTTGCTGTTGGAAACTATGATGATGGGTGATTTATGAGGAATTGCTTTTAACACACCATCAACAAGATGAAGCTTTTCATTTTTCATAGGGACAACTATTGCCATTTCTCCAATAACTTTGTATATATCCCCTCTAGGAATATTTTGTACTGTAAACATTGGAACATCCTCAGTTTCAGTATCCATCTTAATGACTTTTTGTAACTCGTAAATTTTCACCGCTCCAAAGATTTCCTTGTAAACTGGAGCCTCTAAAAGCATATTCTCACCTCCTAGGTGATTATAAGGAGCAGAATAATCAAAAACACTCTGCCAAATACTCTTTGTTTTCCCCTATATATAAATTTTACTCTAAGTTAGAAAAATAAGAAAAAAGCTCAGCTTTTCCTCATTCCGAATTCACTAACAAATGCAGAGCTTGAAATTGTATCTCCTATCCCGACGGTGCTCTTTGGAGAGGCCACGATCTTTGTCGGGATAAATGTCAGTTGTCTGTCTGTCATATCTATTATACCGTTTTCAAATTCGGTGAATTCCTTCTCAAGTTCTTCTTCGAGGATTATTGCTCTTTCATTTGTTGGAATACTTAAGGCATTTCTTATCTGTTCAACTCTTTCTAAGTTACCCCGCATAGCTTTTGCTGCAGCTGCCAATGAAGCGAAGAGCAAGGCATCTCTAACATGTTCCCCTCGGTACTGGGTTAAAGCTAGATAATAACCATAGGTGTGGAAATGAACTCTCTCTACCCCGGTTTCATCCATTAAAAGATTCATTCCATCTATGACGGAAAAGAGATGTCCCTCAAGGATTTCTTTTGCGAGTTCTTCATCTCCAATTATCTCTATTATTGAGGATAATTCTACCTCATTTAGTCCAACGCTTGTGAACTTTGGCAGCATCTCTATAAGCTCTTCTCTCACTCTTTTGCTTGGTGTATATGCAAATTCAAAGTGAGTTTTTACACCATGTTTATTTAAGATGTTAAGGTGACTTTCAACTCTATCAAGAACGTCTCTATATGTTGTTCCATTGGGATAGTACTCTTTTAGAACCTGAAGCCCGCTTATTAGGGCTAATTCTACTTTTTTGACTATTTCTCCAAAACCTTCCCTGAATTCCTTTCTCATATATACTCTGGCGTTGTAATCATCAGCATTAGCTATAAACCGATTCTCTCTTGGGGCTCTGATCTCGAAGACTTGAAATCCTCTTGGGAACTCATAGATATAGTGGATTAGTTCATTCTCATCATATTGTGCTTCTTTAGGGTGAACAAGTTTGAGCTCATTTCCCTCAAAAATTGGAATATAAATCGGCCCATCAACGAATAATTCTGCTTGAAGTTTGGGATTTTGGGGGATGTGCACTATAGTGGGAATCCTGTACACCCCGCCTAAAAGATTTGCCATGATTCCAGCTTGACCACCAATTCTCAGTTCATCCCATCCCCAGTCTCGTAGATATTTTCTAATTTCTTCGTTCTCTACAAACCATTCCATTGCTTTTCCGAGTTTTATACTTCTCAATATTCCTCCAAAAAGATGTTCAAGCGATGCTATTTTTTCGGGAGGATTTTCTATAATTTTAAAAACATTCTCTTTTCCTATTTCATTGATTTTTTGTTCTAAATCCTCTTTATCGAGATATTTTATAGCATCGATATTTGTATTATATGCTAAAAGAACTCCACTAATATTTGGAAGTGCATTAGTGGCATTCTCAAAAGCTTGCACATATAGTCTTTTCCATAACCGTATCTTATCTTTGAGGCTTTCTTTCATAGCTTATCACCTCCAGTGTTATTATGCTCTCAAAATTAATAAACATTCCGAGGGCAAACCTCAAAAGGTTCTTTAATAATTCTTGAATGATGATCATTAGAGGAATTGGCCTAGACTCATCCGCTAAAATAGCATTTCAAAGCCATGCTCATACAGATCATTTCGTTAGTGGGGGAATTATAATTTCAACAAAGGCCACAAAATTTCTCAGCCATCTTAAAAAAGGAGGGTTTTAAAAACTCCTCACGGAGGTTGAGAACGAGTGAAACTGACCAGGACAGTCGTCCTTGAGAGCCTCTCACTCACGGGGAAGAAATTCAACGCCATAAAAGAGGTCTATGATGAATACTCTGAAATACTCACCTTTCTCACCGACTACGCTGTCAAGAATCACGTGAAGAGCCATCTAAAACTGAGAAAACTCTTCTACGGAAAACTCAAGGAAGAGTATGACTTGCCAACGCACTATTATTATACTGTTTGCCAAGACGCGGTGACGAGGGCAAAAAGTTTCCTTAAACTGAAGAGGAAGGGCAGGACTAAAACCGAGAGACCTGTCATCAAAAGGGTTTCCATTTGGTTGGATGACGTTCTCTGGGATTACAAGAAGTTCCCACAGTTCAACACTCTCAAGGACGGGAAGAAAATCCTCATAATTCGATTATCGACGCATAAGGGCACGATAAAACTCCCGCTGAAACCACATAAACTGTTCTTCAAGTATCTTGAGGAAGGCTGGAAAATTAAACCAGGCGTGAAACTCCGCATCGTTTAGGGGGAGGGGAAAGTCCTCGCTTACTTTGTCTTTAAGAGGGAGTTCAACGAGGCCGAGATAACTAGAAGGTTCCTCAGCGTGGATTACAATGCAGACAACGTTTCCTTTGGCACGGGCGGGTTTTTAATCCAAGTCAGTCCTGACTTGGGGAGAATGACGAGGCTTTACTCTGATGTTAGAAAAATGGTTCAGGAGAAGTATTCAGTTGGGTGGAAGAGGAAACTCTCCTCTGGAAAGGGGAAGTTTCTCCTCAAGAAGTTTGGCCAGCGGAAGAGGAATAAGAGGATTGATTTGCAGAGGAAACTTGCGAAGAGGCTGGTCGAAGTCGCTAAAGAATTGAAGGCCACAATAGTTCTTGAGGACGTTCCGAAGAACTTCAACCAGAAAATAACAGTTAAGAGACGGAAGAGTGAGAAACGGTTGAGAGATACTCTTCATAACATTGGGTTAAACGGTTTTCAGCGGTTCGTCCTTGAGAAGGCAGTTGAGTGTGGTGTTCCCGTAGTTTTTGTCAATCCTTCTTATTCATCGCAGGTTTGTCCTCGTTGTGG from Thermococcus sp. MV5 includes:
- the mpgP gene encoding mannosyl-3-phosphoglycerate phosphatase, translating into MKVIFLDLDKTLLGDDYSPEPAKGVVRELKKRGFRLVFNSSKTRKEQEYYRSALNVGDPFIVENGSAIYIPKGYFSFDFPFTREDEYYHVIELGTRYETIKRVLDEIEEHFRLKYYGNSTINEIIEFTGLPKELAELAVKREYSETIFKWERKGFQEVIEQRGLKVTKGSRFYNVTGNTDKGKAVKMLIDLYSKIEKVESYAVGDGFNDFPMFDVVDFAFIIGELNHPRARNINSIDEILG
- a CDS encoding ADP-specific glucokinase translates to MKESLKDKIRLWKRLYVQAFENATNALPNISGVLLAYNTNIDAIKYLDKEDLEQKINEIGKENVFKIIENPPEKIASLEHLFGGILRSIKLGKAMEWFVENEEIRKYLRDWGWDELRIGGQAGIMANLLGGVYRIPTIVHIPQNPKLQAELFVDGPIYIPIFEGNELKLVHPKEAQYDENELIHYIYEFPRGFQVFEIRAPRENRFIANADDYNARVYMRKEFREGFGEIVKKVELALISGLQVLKEYYPNGTTYRDVLDRVESHLNILNKHGVKTHFEFAYTPSKRVREELIEMLPKFTSVGLNEVELSSIIEIIGDEELAKEILEGHLFSVIDGMNLLMDETGVERVHFHTYGYYLALTQYRGEHVRDALLFASLAAAAKAMRGNLERVEQIRNALSIPTNERAIILEEELEKEFTEFENGIIDMTDRQLTFIPTKIVASPKSTVGIGDTISSSAFVSEFGMRKS
- a CDS encoding transposase, translating into MTRRFLSVDYNADNVSFGTGGFLIQVSPDLGRMTRLYSDVRKMVQEKYSVGWKRKLSSGKGKFLLKKFGQRKRNKRIDLQRKLAKRLVEVAKELKATIVLEDVPKNFNQKITVKRRKSEKRLRDTLHNIGLNGFQRFVLEKAVECGVPVVFVNPSYSSQVCPRCGAFRVKPDDDALRRRVFTCPVCGFSLDRDFVAVLNLLGLFPFSPKANEVLGEEPVVPVNLTLEANLLHHRNSLVVISQGMQQK
- the mpgS gene encoding mannosyl-3-phosphoglycerate synthase, giving the protein MLLEAPVYKEIFGAVKIYELQKVIKMDTETEDVPMFTVQNIPRGDIYKVIGEMAIVVPMKNEKLHLVDGVLKAIPHKSPIIIVSNSKRKGPNRFKQEVDLVKHFCNLTHSKVLMIHQKDPGLGEAFKEVGYEDILDEKGLVRNGKGEGMLLGILLAKAVGAKYVGFVDADNYIPGAVNEYVKDYAAGFLMSESDYAMVRLHWRHKPKVSKGTLYFKKWGRVSEITNRYLNQLISEKTTFETTIMVTGNAGEHAMTMKLAEILPFSTGYSIEPYEIVYLLERFGAWENVEEAQDIFDQGVEIFQLETLNPHFHEDKGQQHVKEMALLSLTTIYHSKLASERLRKSILEDLRMHGILGETEEPPKPRVMRPIKDIDIKKWMKTLETHQETLLRFDL